The following are encoded together in the Neomonachus schauinslandi chromosome 15, ASM220157v2, whole genome shotgun sequence genome:
- the LOC110584442 gene encoding aldehyde dehydrogenase, dimeric NADP-preferring, whose protein sequence is MSKFSEVVQRARAAFNSGKTRPLQFRIQQLEALRRMIKDHEKDIVGALTADLHKNEWNAYYEEVVYVLEEIEYMIKKLPEWAMDEPVEKTSQTQQDECYIHSEPLGVVLIIGTWSYPFTITIQPVVGAIAAGNAVVIKPSELSENMANLLATMIPQYLDRDLYPVIDGGVPETTEVLKERFDHILYTGNTAVGKIIMTAAAKHLTPVTLGLGGKNPCFVDKDCDLDIACRRIAWGKFMNSGQTCAAPDYILCDPSIQNQIVEKLKKSLKEFYGEDAKKSRDYGRIINSQHFQRVMGLMEGQKVAYGGTGDAATRYIAPTILIDVDPQSQVMQEEIFGPVMPIVCVRSLEEAIQFISQREKPLALYVFSLNDKVIKKMIAETSSGGVTANDVVVHTSVHSLPYGGVGNSGVGSYHGKKSFETFSHRRSCLVRPLLNDESLKARYPPSLAKMTRH, encoded by the exons ATGAGCAAATTCAGTGAGGTAGTGCAGCGGGCCAGAGCCGCGTTCAACTCGGGCAAGACCCGCCCGCTGCAGTTCCGGATCCAGCAGCTGGAGGCGCTGCGGCGCATGATCAAGGATCATGAGAAGGACATCGTGGGAGCGCTGACCGCCGACCTCCACAAG AATGAATGGAATGCCTACTACGAGGAGGTGGTGTATGTCCTGGAAGAGATCGAGTACATGATCAAGAAGCTCCCCGAGTGGGCTATGGACGAGCCCGTGGAGAAGACTTCCCAGACCCAGCAGGATGAGTGTTACATCCACTCAGAGCCCCTGGGCGTGGTCCTCATCATCGGCACCTGGAGCTACCCCTTCACCATCACCATCCAGCCCGTGGTGGGCGCCATTGCTGCAG GGAACGCGGTGGTCATCAAGCCCTCGGAGCTGAGTGAGAACATGGCCAACCTGCTGGCCACCATGATCCCTCAGTACCTGGACAGG GACCTGTACCCGGTGATCGATGGGGGTGTTCCCGAGACCACAGAGGTGCTCAAGGAGAGGTTTGACCACATCCTGTACACCGGGAACACCGCCGTGGGGAAGATCATCATGACGGCCGCAGCCAAGCACTTGACCCCCGTCACACTGGGGCTGGGGGGAAAGAACCCCTGCTTTGTGGACAAGGACTGCGATCTGGACATTGCCTGCAG ACGCATCGCCTGGGGGAAATTCATGAACAGCGGCCAGACCTGTGCGGCCCCCGACTACATCCTCTGTGACCCCTCCATCCAGAACCAAATTGTGGAGAAGCTCAAAAAGTCCCTGAAG GAGTTCTATGGGGAGGATGCCAAGAAGTCCCGCGACTATGGAAGGATCATTAACTCCCAGCATTTCCAGAGGGTGATGGGCCTGATGGAGGGCCAGAAAGTCGCCTACGGAGGCACTGGGGACGCGGCCACCCGATACATAG CCCCCACCATCCTCATAGACGTGGACCCCCAGTCCCAGGTGATGCAGGAGGAGATCTTCGGGCCCGTGATGCCCATCGTGTGTGTGCGCAGCCTGGAGGAGGCCATCCAGTTCATCAGCCAACGCGAGAAGCCCCTGGCTCTCTACGTGTTCTCTCTAAACGACAAG GTGATTAAGAAGATGATTGCAGAGACATCGAGCGGTGGGGTGACAGCCAATGACGTTGTGGTCCACACCTCTGTGCACTCCCTGCCTTATGGGGGTGTGG GAAACAGTGGCGTGGGCTCCTACCACGGCAAGAAGAGCTTTGAGACCTTCTCCCACCGCCGCTCCTGCCTGGTGAGGCCTCTGCTGAATGATGAGTCCCTCAAAGCCAGATACCCGCCGAGCCTGGCCAAG ATGACCCGTCACTGA